A portion of the Simkania negevensis Z genome contains these proteins:
- a CDS encoding 3-deoxy-7-phosphoheptulonate synthase, protein MSSLLSPLPPPSEIENDYPLSPHYKQIIHQNRKVAENILRGEDERFIIFAGPCSIHDQDIALQYASQLKKLSEKVEDRIFLIMRVFLEKPRTQFGWKGFLYDPDLDGTNQIDKGLISSRKLLMELMKFEIPIATEFLDPFLLHYHHQFFTWGIVGARTSASQVHRQMASYLNMPVGFKNETDGTLDNAICGALAARHPQTSIGIDEDGRICTILSQGNPYTHLILRGSSEHPNYDELSVSEAIHRQRVFGLSTPLVIDCAHGNSQKNPKKQIDVFFSVLDQIMEGNHLIVGSMLESHLQEGHAISITDPCLDWKTTEEIILKAHSSLTSVLTAKRA, encoded by the coding sequence ATGTCATCCCTATTAAGCCCTCTTCCCCCTCCTTCCGAAATTGAAAATGACTATCCCCTATCTCCTCATTATAAGCAAATCATTCATCAAAACAGAAAGGTTGCAGAAAACATCCTCAGAGGAGAAGACGAGCGGTTCATTATCTTCGCAGGACCTTGCTCGATTCATGATCAGGATATCGCTTTGCAATATGCTTCTCAGCTCAAAAAACTCTCTGAAAAAGTCGAAGATCGCATTTTCCTCATCATGCGTGTCTTTCTCGAAAAACCCCGAACTCAATTTGGTTGGAAGGGGTTTCTCTACGATCCCGATTTAGATGGGACCAATCAAATCGATAAAGGACTTATTTCCTCTCGCAAACTTCTTATGGAGCTCATGAAGTTCGAAATCCCCATTGCGACCGAATTTCTCGATCCCTTTCTTCTCCACTACCATCATCAGTTTTTCACCTGGGGTATTGTAGGTGCGCGCACCTCTGCTTCTCAAGTGCATAGACAAATGGCTTCATACCTCAACATGCCTGTTGGATTTAAAAATGAAACGGATGGAACTTTAGATAATGCTATCTGTGGAGCGCTTGCTGCAAGACATCCCCAAACATCGATTGGAATTGACGAAGATGGTCGAATTTGCACCATTTTATCTCAAGGTAATCCTTATACCCATCTCATTTTGCGAGGCTCGTCTGAGCATCCCAACTACGATGAACTCTCTGTTTCAGAAGCTATCCATCGCCAAAGAGTTTTTGGTCTTAGCACTCCTCTTGTGATCGACTGCGCTCATGGAAACTCGCAAAAAAATCCTAAAAAACAAATCGATGTGTTCTTTTCAGTTCTCGATCAAATCATGGAAGGAAATCACCTTATCGTTGGTTCAATGCTAGAAAGCCATCTCCAAGAAGGGCATGCCATTTCGATTACAGATCCCTGCCTTGACTGGAAAACAACAGAAGAAATCATCCTCAAAGCTCACTCTTCTCTCACCTCTGTCCTCACTGCTAAGAGGGCATAA
- a CDS encoding alanine/glycine:cation symporter family protein, whose amino-acid sequence MLTLQYIIDTLNDWIWGPPLLILLVVVGLYLTIRTRALQFRYLWYAHKLAFTRHDDSAQGDISHFQALMTALAATIGIGSITGVATAIAIGGMGSLFWMWCAALFGMATKYGEAILAIKYRVSDESGEMCGGPMYYLEKGMKAKWLGVLFAFFAAITALGTGNMVQANSVVLAVQDLFHIPPIWTGLALMIVVGVALIGGIKSIGKVASVLVPAMAVFYIVGALIILLIKVQAIPAAFMLIFKCAFSGQAAVGGFTGATIMAAIQLGVSRGVFSSEAGLGSSPIAAAAAKTDTPGRQALVSMCSVFITTGIVCTLSGLVIAVSGVFGEVGPDGKLLNGSSLALRAFDQIIPYGGLIVTIALIPFAYSTILGWAYYGEKCVEYLFGIRATKVYRVIFTLLVIPGSLLSLKLVWGFANMMNGLMAFPNLIGLFVLAGIISKETRFFERLLKKEKLEKKQQNQ is encoded by the coding sequence ATGTTAACTTTGCAGTATATCATAGATACCCTCAACGACTGGATTTGGGGGCCACCACTCCTTATTCTCCTTGTTGTTGTCGGACTTTATCTGACAATACGGACTCGTGCGCTTCAATTTCGTTATCTCTGGTATGCCCATAAACTAGCCTTCACACGACATGACGACAGTGCCCAGGGTGATATTAGCCATTTTCAAGCGCTTATGACTGCTTTAGCGGCAACGATTGGAATTGGAAGTATTACTGGCGTTGCAACGGCCATTGCAATTGGGGGAATGGGGTCTCTCTTTTGGATGTGGTGTGCAGCTCTTTTTGGGATGGCAACGAAATACGGTGAAGCTATTCTCGCAATCAAATATCGTGTTTCCGACGAAAGTGGCGAGATGTGCGGAGGCCCGATGTACTATCTCGAAAAAGGAATGAAAGCCAAGTGGCTAGGTGTTCTCTTTGCATTTTTTGCAGCAATCACTGCTTTGGGAACGGGAAATATGGTGCAAGCTAACTCTGTTGTTTTAGCTGTCCAAGATCTCTTTCATATTCCTCCCATTTGGACTGGATTAGCTCTCATGATTGTTGTCGGGGTTGCTCTTATAGGAGGGATTAAGAGTATCGGTAAAGTTGCTTCAGTTCTTGTTCCTGCAATGGCTGTTTTTTATATTGTAGGAGCGTTGATCATACTTCTGATCAAGGTTCAAGCGATTCCTGCTGCGTTTATGTTGATTTTCAAATGTGCATTCTCAGGTCAGGCAGCAGTTGGAGGATTTACAGGCGCAACGATTATGGCTGCAATTCAACTTGGGGTTTCTCGTGGAGTCTTTTCGAGTGAAGCGGGACTTGGAAGTTCCCCAATTGCCGCTGCAGCTGCAAAGACCGATACCCCTGGACGCCAAGCTCTCGTCTCAATGTGTAGTGTATTTATTACAACTGGAATTGTCTGCACCTTGTCGGGTCTAGTGATTGCTGTATCAGGCGTTTTTGGTGAGGTTGGACCTGATGGAAAGCTCCTCAACGGTTCATCTCTTGCTCTGCGCGCTTTTGATCAAATCATTCCCTACGGTGGATTGATTGTAACGATTGCTCTTATTCCTTTTGCTTACTCAACCATTTTAGGTTGGGCTTATTACGGAGAAAAGTGTGTCGAGTACCTTTTCGGCATTCGTGCAACTAAGGTTTACCGTGTTATTTTTACTCTTCTAGTCATTCCTGGATCACTTCTCAGTTTGAAGCTGGTTTGGGGTTTTGCCAATATGATGAACGGACTAATGGCTTTTCCAAACTTGATTGGCCTATTTGTCCTGGCCGGAATCATTTCCAAAGAAACGCGCTTTTTTGAGCGCCTCCTAAAGAAAGAAAAATTAGAAAAGAAACAGCAAAATCAGTAA
- a CDS encoding MFS transporter: protein MSKTKELTDYLAHPRPVMAWTILILSILFNGYAMTLQLQTVELTEKLSSLFQISVPQLAYTQNAFFYAYFLMQIPVGVLIDRFGPRKIPSLAILTCAAGALVFSFCHSLMMIGIGRALMGIGGSFAFLNGLKIVSNWFYSKRFAFMLGVFIGLSALSMIILGESMVSLQNALGWRQALLVFSLIGLILGCLFYFIVQDAPGAGFSVHTGQQKESFGYFFRKVFQNGQNWILSLTVGFVLGPLFAFRTTCSKEFLLLTYRFSETTAELMNMFFLAGYAIGAPFFARISTSIRRRKLFIVWGIAIAILMLLLIIYPPYLGVQSLAICYVILGLATSTINLGYVIVHELNVPRIGTTALGISNLFFGAFCAVSQILIVTLFQIGLLQSYEIASSDSTQLSLLRIPIYLFIGFIFSLFIRETGTKQLYSYEIT from the coding sequence ATGTCGAAAACAAAAGAGCTCACAGATTATTTAGCACATCCACGTCCAGTTATGGCATGGACCATTCTCATCTTGAGCATTCTTTTCAACGGTTATGCTATGACACTCCAACTGCAAACCGTTGAACTGACAGAAAAGCTCTCAAGTCTTTTTCAGATTTCTGTCCCTCAGCTCGCCTACACCCAAAACGCCTTTTTCTACGCCTATTTCCTCATGCAAATACCTGTCGGGGTCTTAATAGATCGTTTTGGACCGAGAAAGATTCCTTCACTCGCGATCTTAACCTGCGCTGCAGGTGCCCTTGTCTTTTCGTTTTGTCATTCGCTCATGATGATCGGAATTGGAAGAGCGTTAATGGGGATCGGAGGCTCATTCGCTTTCTTAAATGGACTTAAAATTGTTTCGAATTGGTTTTACTCCAAACGTTTTGCCTTTATGTTAGGAGTGTTCATCGGCCTCTCAGCCCTTAGCATGATTATCTTAGGAGAATCGATGGTTAGCCTTCAAAACGCACTAGGGTGGAGACAAGCTCTTCTCGTTTTTAGTCTTATCGGCTTGATTTTAGGATGCCTTTTCTATTTCATCGTTCAGGATGCTCCCGGGGCGGGGTTCAGTGTTCACACAGGACAGCAGAAAGAATCTTTTGGCTATTTTTTTCGCAAAGTCTTTCAAAACGGCCAAAACTGGATCCTCTCATTAACTGTTGGATTTGTCCTAGGCCCCCTCTTTGCATTTCGTACAACGTGTTCGAAAGAGTTTCTTCTCCTTACCTACCGCTTTTCTGAGACAACAGCAGAATTGATGAATATGTTCTTCCTTGCTGGATATGCTATTGGAGCTCCGTTTTTTGCGAGAATTTCAACTTCAATTCGGCGACGAAAACTCTTCATCGTTTGGGGGATTGCCATAGCGATTCTCATGCTTCTTTTGATCATTTACCCTCCCTACCTTGGAGTGCAGTCTCTTGCTATTTGTTATGTCATTTTGGGGCTCGCAACTTCGACAATCAACTTGGGATACGTCATTGTCCATGAACTCAATGTGCCTCGTATTGGAACAACAGCGCTAGGAATTTCAAACCTATTTTTCGGCGCGTTTTGCGCTGTCAGCCAGATTCTCATTGTCACATTGTTCCAAATTGGGCTCCTTCAATCTTACGAAATTGCCTCCTCCGATAGCACGCAACTTTCCCTTCTTCGCATCCCAATCTATCTCTTTATTGGGTTTATCTTTTCGCTTTTTATTAGAGAAACGGGTACCAAGCAGCTCTATAGTTACGAAATTACTTGA
- a CDS encoding NUDIX hydrolase, with the protein MMDHSNESVNGILFSKDRSQILLIKRRDVPVWVLPGGGINTGESPEVAVLREMEEETGLKVKISRKIAEYTPLCRLARFTHFYECETIEGRPQTGDETRAIQFFSLNELPKRLPPPYPDWIKDAISSQTSLLKKEIASVTYFVMLKNLILHPLLVIRFLLTKIGITFNSK; encoded by the coding sequence ATGATGGATCATTCAAACGAAAGTGTCAATGGGATCCTCTTCTCAAAAGACCGGTCCCAAATTCTGCTCATCAAAAGGCGGGATGTTCCCGTCTGGGTACTCCCAGGAGGAGGCATCAATACGGGTGAATCCCCTGAAGTTGCTGTCCTACGCGAAATGGAAGAAGAAACAGGACTCAAGGTCAAAATCTCCCGTAAAATCGCCGAGTATACCCCTCTATGTCGGCTAGCTCGCTTTACCCACTTTTACGAGTGTGAAACAATCGAAGGTCGCCCTCAAACCGGTGATGAAACAAGAGCGATTCAATTTTTTTCTTTAAATGAGCTACCAAAACGACTTCCACCTCCCTACCCCGACTGGATTAAAGATGCTATAAGCTCTCAAACCTCTCTTTTAAAAAAAGAGATTGCAAGTGTAACCTATTTTGTGATGCTAAAAAATTTAATTTTGCACCCTCTACTTGTCATCCGATTTCTTCTTACAAAAATTGGTATTACTTTTAACTCTAAATAA
- a CDS encoding glycine betaine ABC transporter substrate-binding protein, which translates to MSAIKRRLILTLLVMLAILVVMFSTVTRSHLKRNGRIIIGAKDTTGQIISEVLAQVLRDRTDLVFEVKPAYEGFICFQALQSSAIDLYIEYTGTALSTILHKDYRELAEERVFEFLNQEFIRRFALEWMPPVGFEAAYVILTRPGFAAKHGLKTLSDLQTLLARDPKIRVAFDPEFYARPEEKVLEKGYGMEFKTLSLLDHPLIYLSLVNEAVDVIDGYATDGFILEHRLVTLEDDLSLFPPYQAAAIVRQDVLKKHPEIRKVFDEISGKITLEKMIQMNYEVENKGKNVYHVAQQFLKREGLLSDTKKVP; encoded by the coding sequence ATGAGTGCAATCAAAAGACGCTTGATTCTTACCCTTCTCGTCATGCTAGCGATTCTAGTGGTCATGTTTTCGACTGTGACCCGTTCTCACCTCAAAAGAAATGGACGTATCATTATAGGAGCTAAAGATACAACCGGACAAATCATTTCTGAGGTTTTAGCGCAGGTTTTAAGAGATCGAACCGATCTTGTCTTTGAGGTAAAACCCGCATACGAAGGGTTCATTTGCTTCCAAGCTCTTCAATCAAGTGCAATCGATCTATACATCGAATATACAGGAACAGCTTTGAGCACCATTTTACATAAAGATTATCGGGAATTAGCCGAAGAGAGAGTTTTTGAATTTTTGAATCAAGAATTTATTCGTCGCTTTGCTTTAGAGTGGATGCCCCCTGTTGGTTTTGAGGCGGCATATGTCATTTTAACCCGACCAGGCTTTGCTGCAAAGCATGGGCTTAAGACTCTTTCTGACTTACAGACTCTTCTTGCGAGAGATCCCAAAATTCGGGTAGCTTTCGATCCCGAGTTTTACGCACGACCCGAAGAAAAAGTACTTGAAAAGGGGTATGGAATGGAGTTTAAGACTCTCAGCTTGCTTGACCATCCATTGATTTACCTTTCCTTAGTCAATGAGGCAGTCGATGTGATCGATGGTTATGCGACAGATGGATTTATTCTCGAGCATCGGCTTGTTACGCTAGAAGATGATTTAAGCCTTTTTCCTCCCTATCAAGCAGCAGCAATTGTCAGGCAAGATGTTTTAAAAAAACATCCAGAAATTCGAAAGGTTTTTGATGAGATTTCTGGAAAAATTACCCTAGAAAAAATGATCCAAATGAATTATGAAGTGGAAAATAAAGGGAAGAATGTGTACCATGTAGCACAACAATTTTTAAAACGAGAAGGTTTGCTTTCTGATACTAAGAAAGTTCCGTGA
- a CDS encoding alanine/glycine:cation symporter family protein translates to MNPIHSEALIEWLDGIDYFLWSRCLIFLLVGVGLFLTFRLRGMQFKYLPYAMKLAFTRQDDQAQGDISQFQALMTALAATIGIGSIAGVATAIVGGGMGSIFWMWVIALIGMATKYAEAILAIKFRTKDHRGEMCGGPMYYIRKGLKWKWLAGFFAVSGMLSAFAGGNLTQSHSIADAVYDLLHIPPLWTGLIVAIATALIVIGGIGSIGRVCSVMVPIMAGLYIVGGLSIIIMHIHLVPASLVHIVKSAFTGEAMTGGFVGATVIAALQFGVARGISSNEAGLGSGPIAAAAAKTDVPGRHALISMTTVFLSTLVVCTITALVVSVTGVLGQTDAEGKVLNGAPLVMEAFRSVLPFGDVIVAIGLILFGYSTIIGWSYYGEKCMEYLAGEKAIYIFRVIFCLFVFMGALMSIELVWPLVDIMNGLMTLPNLIGLIALSSVVVKESNEFFKLLKREKDERFRDKTTTFASSED, encoded by the coding sequence ATGAATCCTATCCACTCAGAAGCATTAATTGAGTGGCTAGATGGAATTGATTATTTCCTCTGGTCACGTTGTTTGATCTTTCTCCTTGTCGGAGTGGGACTTTTTCTCACATTTCGACTCAGGGGAATGCAATTTAAGTACCTTCCTTATGCAATGAAGTTGGCTTTTACCCGCCAAGATGATCAAGCTCAAGGAGACATTAGCCAATTCCAAGCCCTTATGACAGCTTTAGCTGCAACAATTGGAATTGGAAGCATTGCAGGGGTTGCCACTGCCATTGTAGGAGGTGGCATGGGTTCCATCTTCTGGATGTGGGTGATTGCTCTCATCGGGATGGCAACAAAATATGCCGAGGCGATTTTAGCCATTAAGTTTCGAACCAAAGATCACCGAGGAGAAATGTGCGGTGGTCCGATGTATTACATCCGAAAAGGTCTTAAATGGAAGTGGCTCGCTGGTTTTTTTGCCGTATCGGGGATGCTTTCTGCCTTTGCCGGTGGAAACTTGACCCAATCCCATTCAATAGCTGATGCGGTCTATGATTTACTCCACATTCCACCTCTTTGGACAGGTCTTATTGTTGCTATTGCAACAGCGCTTATCGTTATCGGGGGAATAGGGAGTATTGGGCGTGTTTGCTCTGTGATGGTTCCCATCATGGCTGGCCTGTACATCGTGGGTGGTCTCTCGATTATCATTATGCACATTCATTTGGTTCCTGCCAGTCTTGTTCACATTGTAAAAAGTGCTTTTACAGGTGAAGCCATGACAGGAGGATTTGTTGGAGCAACTGTGATTGCCGCCTTGCAATTTGGAGTAGCCCGAGGAATTTCATCGAATGAAGCGGGACTCGGGAGCGGCCCGATTGCAGCAGCAGCTGCGAAGACAGACGTTCCTGGGCGACATGCCTTGATTTCTATGACAACTGTTTTTCTTTCGACTCTTGTCGTGTGTACGATCACAGCCCTTGTCGTTTCAGTCACTGGGGTTCTAGGGCAAACAGATGCTGAAGGAAAGGTCTTAAATGGAGCGCCTCTTGTCATGGAAGCATTTCGTTCAGTTTTACCCTTTGGAGACGTGATTGTCGCTATAGGCTTGATTCTTTTTGGCTATTCGACCATTATTGGTTGGTCTTATTACGGTGAAAAGTGCATGGAGTACTTGGCAGGCGAAAAGGCTATCTATATCTTCCGAGTCATTTTTTGCCTTTTTGTCTTTATGGGTGCACTCATGAGCATCGAGCTTGTTTGGCCTCTTGTAGACATCATGAACGGTCTCATGACATTGCCAAACCTGATCGGCCTAATCGCTCTTTCTTCAGTGGTAGTGAAAGAGTCAAACGAATTTTTTAAACTTCTCAAACGGGAAAAAGATGAGCGTTTTCGAGACAAAACGACTACATTTGCGTCATCTGAAGACTAG
- a CDS encoding tetratricopeptide repeat protein, translated as MSNYEQLPDHIPFRHKPQEFFETLKILSESNTDSYFYADRSGLKTVGLATMIFEKTIGFFGGKDHTSQANVEVALAKFLTYGHLQGYTKHEAFQPWLSKLKERTQGTHFTTNMAAILNLLEKNRGNIRDGLQGHLIGLCAQHGDNVNALGGKTKIKDSSHPDFGRTPFILADRALSKGEFDQAVQYGENAYILGESYDDVLSLFLRIGNKIPHRNDKLISRLKEFKGYTLDKGQDERALRFDRILKRMEPEASPEANSHILIRLARAAGALGCTQEALGYCEQAKLLGADVTYEKRDLYLTLHEKAIDERRPVEALNYYLLAIENGLPEDSKKLADLYVKAAEDLTHAEKAKTGWRVERHFGVAINYFEKAIAHYKKENVILDKLFDGNWVTTYLEALKCEGQTERGITMVTQFADSLSEFSREGKLIIDKEERIAHIKAKKGFIFKAIRLYDIAMHFDPKNGEHPFKMANLYDYLNFESETRETFSLFLKAANCDPTNKYYKIGVIVAGRSQNKHIPDWCIAGYSGLESQNIESWFTQGDRFQQGKVRPGGRLQPITD; from the coding sequence ATGTCAAATTACGAACAATTACCTGATCACATTCCATTTCGGCACAAACCACAAGAATTTTTTGAGACCTTAAAAATACTTAGCGAGTCAAATACCGATTCTTATTTTTATGCGGATCGCAGCGGCTTAAAAACTGTTGGTCTCGCGACTATGATCTTTGAAAAAACTATTGGTTTTTTCGGCGGAAAAGATCACACCTCACAAGCAAATGTTGAAGTCGCACTCGCCAAGTTTTTAACTTATGGTCACCTTCAAGGGTACACAAAGCACGAAGCTTTCCAACCTTGGCTATCAAAGTTAAAAGAGAGGACTCAAGGAACTCACTTCACAACAAATATGGCAGCGATTCTCAACCTCCTTGAAAAAAATAGAGGTAACATCAGAGATGGACTCCAAGGACACCTCATTGGGCTTTGCGCTCAACATGGAGATAATGTGAATGCTCTAGGTGGAAAAACAAAAATTAAAGACAGCTCTCATCCTGACTTTGGTCGTACTCCTTTTATCCTTGCTGACCGCGCACTCAGCAAAGGGGAATTTGACCAAGCAGTTCAGTATGGCGAAAATGCCTATATCTTAGGAGAAAGTTACGATGATGTTCTCTCTCTCTTCTTGCGCATTGGAAATAAAATCCCTCACCGCAATGATAAGCTGATAAGTAGGCTCAAAGAATTCAAAGGGTACACACTCGATAAAGGACAAGATGAAAGAGCACTTCGATTTGACCGCATATTGAAACGGATGGAACCTGAAGCATCTCCTGAAGCCAATTCCCATATCCTCATCCGCCTTGCTCGAGCAGCAGGTGCTTTAGGCTGCACTCAAGAAGCACTTGGTTACTGCGAGCAAGCAAAACTCCTTGGTGCTGATGTCACATATGAAAAACGTGATCTTTATTTAACGCTACACGAAAAAGCAATCGATGAGCGTCGTCCTGTTGAGGCATTAAACTACTATCTCTTAGCAATCGAAAATGGGCTTCCTGAGGATTCGAAAAAACTTGCCGATCTCTACGTTAAAGCTGCAGAAGATTTAACCCATGCAGAGAAAGCCAAAACAGGCTGGCGTGTGGAGCGTCATTTTGGAGTTGCCATCAATTACTTTGAAAAAGCCATTGCTCACTACAAAAAAGAGAATGTGATCCTAGATAAGCTTTTTGATGGCAATTGGGTCACAACTTATCTAGAAGCACTCAAATGCGAAGGACAAACAGAGCGTGGTATCACAATGGTGACCCAATTTGCAGATTCGCTAAGTGAATTTAGCCGAGAAGGTAAGCTCATCATCGATAAAGAGGAAAGGATTGCCCATATTAAAGCTAAAAAAGGGTTCATCTTCAAAGCCATCCGTCTCTATGACATTGCGATGCATTTCGACCCAAAAAATGGGGAGCACCCATTTAAAATGGCCAATTTATACGACTACCTTAACTTTGAATCGGAAACAAGAGAAACCTTCTCTCTTTTCTTGAAAGCCGCAAATTGTGATCCAACGAATAAATACTATAAGATCGGCGTGATTGTAGCAGGGCGTTCACAAAATAAGCACATACCCGACTGGTGTATAGCCGGGTATAGTGGGCTTGAAAGTCAAAATATTGAAAGTTGGTTTACACAGGGTGATCGGTTCCAACAAGGTAAAGTTAGACCGGGCGGGCGGCTGCAGCCCATTACAGACTAA